In a single window of the Flavobacterium ammoniigenes genome:
- a CDS encoding sodium-dependent bicarbonate transport family permease: MNVNLLIENLTNPALLFFVLGILAVYLKSDLEIPENSSKFISLYLLFAIGFKGGQELSHETFSTEIIWSLLFGIGISAVIPIYTFFILKRKLNLFDSGAIAAAYGSVSAVTFVTAVSYLEANQLQLHGHMVAVMAMMESPSIIIGLMLISIFYKGDNTKFQKKSIVKHSLTNGSVLLILGSLVIGYLANAEQAQGIKPFTNDLFKGFLAIFLLDMGITSGKKLKSFFNSGWFPLVFAVLIPIVNGCLFAIISSIVTDDISNRFIFSVLAASASYIAVPATMKITVPKANPGLYLPMALAVTFPVNITIGMPIYLSIINCTT, encoded by the coding sequence ATGAATGTAAACTTACTCATTGAAAACTTAACAAATCCAGCGCTTCTCTTTTTTGTCCTTGGAATCTTAGCAGTTTATTTAAAAAGTGATTTGGAAATCCCTGAAAACTCATCAAAATTCATTTCTTTATATCTTTTATTTGCAATCGGATTTAAAGGAGGACAAGAATTATCTCATGAAACATTTTCAACTGAAATAATATGGTCTTTACTATTTGGAATTGGAATATCTGCTGTAATTCCTATATACACCTTTTTTATTCTGAAAAGAAAATTAAACCTTTTTGATTCAGGAGCTATTGCTGCAGCCTATGGATCCGTAAGTGCGGTAACATTTGTCACAGCAGTATCCTATTTGGAAGCCAATCAGTTGCAACTTCATGGTCATATGGTAGCAGTTATGGCAATGATGGAATCTCCATCAATAATAATTGGTTTAATGCTCATTTCAATATTCTATAAAGGAGATAATACTAAATTCCAAAAAAAATCAATTGTAAAACATTCGTTAACCAATGGTAGTGTGCTACTAATCCTGGGAAGTTTGGTTATTGGATATCTTGCCAATGCAGAGCAGGCCCAAGGGATCAAACCATTCACAAATGATTTGTTCAAAGGTTTTCTAGCTATATTTTTATTGGATATGGGAATTACGAGTGGTAAAAAATTAAAGTCATTCTTCAATAGTGGATGGTTTCCTTTAGTCTTTGCTGTTTTAATCCCAATTGTAAATGGATGTTTATTTGCCATCATAAGTTCTATAGTAACTGATGATATTTCAAACCGATTTATATTTTCAGTATTAGCTGCTAGTGCTTCTTATATTGCAGTTCCGGCTACTATGAAAATAACAGTTCCAAAAGCCAATCCTGGGCTTTATTTACCTATGGCTTTAGCAGTAACATTTCCAGTAAACATTACTATAGGTATGCCAATATATTTGTCAATTATAAATTGCACAACATAA
- a CDS encoding L-threonylcarbamoyladenylate synthase, with product MTLITNDISYAIKTLNKGNVAAIPTETVYGLAANIFDETAVKQIFEIKNRPNNNPLIVHLKSTEQLKEVAKEIPPLATQLATQFWPGALTLVLNKQDCISDWVTSGKTTVAVRVPNHPLTLELLHHLNFPLAAPSANPFGSISPTNAKHVFDYFQNKIDVILDGGNCPNGIESTIIGFEGEQPVLYRFGAIPIEEIEKIVGPIKVHNKDSIAPSAPGMFTKHYAPKTKSFLVEDIEKKLKSISSEKIGVLLFQNKVKTSKPIVQYILSPTGDFKEASKNLYSYLHELDALSLDILLIEKLPNINLGKSINDRLNRAVAEL from the coding sequence ATGACATTAATAACTAATGATATTTCTTACGCAATCAAAACACTAAACAAAGGTAATGTGGCAGCTATTCCCACTGAAACAGTTTATGGTTTGGCTGCCAATATTTTTGACGAAACTGCAGTTAAGCAAATATTCGAAATCAAAAACAGACCCAATAATAATCCGCTAATCGTTCATCTTAAGTCAACTGAACAACTGAAAGAAGTCGCCAAAGAAATACCTCCTTTAGCAACTCAATTAGCAACTCAATTTTGGCCAGGTGCACTTACCCTTGTTCTGAATAAACAAGATTGTATTTCTGATTGGGTCACCTCCGGAAAAACTACAGTTGCGGTGAGAGTTCCAAATCATCCATTGACTTTGGAGCTATTACATCATTTAAATTTCCCTTTAGCAGCTCCAAGCGCCAACCCGTTTGGATCAATAAGTCCGACAAATGCAAAACATGTATTTGATTACTTCCAAAATAAAATAGATGTCATTTTAGATGGGGGGAATTGTCCTAATGGAATTGAATCAACCATTATCGGATTTGAAGGAGAACAACCAGTGCTTTATAGATTTGGTGCTATTCCGATCGAAGAAATTGAAAAAATTGTAGGCCCAATAAAGGTCCACAATAAAGATTCTATTGCCCCAAGTGCACCTGGAATGTTTACTAAACATTATGCGCCAAAAACAAAATCTTTTCTTGTTGAGGATATTGAAAAAAAATTAAAATCTATCTCATCTGAAAAAATTGGAGTACTTCTATTTCAAAATAAGGTAAAAACATCGAAGCCAATTGTACAGTACATTTTATCTCCAACAGGAGATTTTAAGGAAGCTTCAAAGAATTTATATTCTTATTTACATGAATTGGATGCTCTAAGTCTAGACATACTCTTAATTGAAAAATTACCCAATATAAACCTAGGAAAATCTATAAACGATAGATTAAACAGAGCAGTAGCTGAATTATGA
- a CDS encoding LETM1-related biofilm-associated protein, with protein MINPSVPGWIDKFFSEQKISEQKLVIESDSFYEALRNTGFVYGHIISLNTKLPIPIKGWFKEEVSKVALFNSLLEVYTVTKKDLNWKEFITESVSFYNEMHPEEFNLFKKLLPKNSPSLTLEKFIDERVQTNENIISKNFSHLVTNALLFIDVLAFRQYLIHGTIPEKYLKKIEETIVNIVTLALKVKTNKSQYDDLLIKLFEASIRYSKFSKNSNLSIETLELDFFTHELEKNYLIDMAGMALWNDGVLETNESYYLYQLAEALTVSDAFVNQSIQDTNLFISKHKKEIPYFNYSNPVKHFYDQTTQSVVTLIARNRTRLVKEIVQSKELMVLLAYSTSRDLDEKEKKKIKKQLLDICKSIPSLAIFLLPGGSLLLPILIKFIPTLLPSAFNENLND; from the coding sequence ATGATAAACCCTTCGGTACCTGGTTGGATAGATAAATTTTTCAGTGAACAAAAAATTTCAGAACAGAAATTGGTCATTGAAAGTGACTCGTTCTATGAAGCGTTAAGAAACACGGGGTTTGTTTATGGGCATATTATTTCTCTTAATACAAAATTACCAATTCCTATCAAAGGATGGTTCAAAGAAGAAGTATCTAAAGTTGCCTTATTCAATAGTCTTCTAGAAGTTTATACAGTAACCAAAAAGGACTTAAACTGGAAAGAATTCATCACAGAATCAGTTTCTTTTTATAATGAAATGCATCCCGAAGAGTTTAACTTATTTAAAAAACTACTGCCCAAAAACAGTCCTTCGCTAACCCTAGAGAAATTTATAGATGAGCGGGTTCAAACCAATGAAAATATTATTAGTAAAAACTTTTCTCATCTAGTTACTAATGCGCTTTTGTTTATTGATGTTTTGGCTTTTCGCCAATATTTAATTCATGGAACAATTCCTGAAAAATACCTTAAAAAAATAGAAGAGACGATTGTCAATATTGTCACTTTAGCCTTGAAGGTGAAAACCAATAAATCCCAATATGACGATTTGTTGATTAAACTTTTTGAAGCATCAATACGCTATAGTAAATTTTCAAAAAACTCTAATTTAAGCATAGAAACACTAGAATTAGATTTTTTTACCCATGAATTAGAAAAGAATTACCTAATTGATATGGCAGGTATGGCGCTATGGAACGATGGTGTTTTAGAAACTAATGAATCGTATTATTTATACCAATTAGCCGAAGCTCTTACAGTTTCAGACGCGTTTGTAAATCAAAGTATTCAAGATACCAATCTCTTTATTTCCAAACATAAAAAGGAAATCCCTTATTTTAATTATTCCAATCCTGTTAAACATTTTTACGATCAAACAACGCAGAGTGTCGTAACTCTTATAGCACGTAACCGAACTCGTTTGGTAAAAGAAATTGTTCAAAGTAAAGAACTTATGGTACTACTAGCCTATTCAACTAGTAGAGACTTGGATGAAAAAGAAAAGAAAAAAATAAAAAAACAACTCTTAGATATTTGCAAATCAATTCCCTCCTTGGCAATTTTTCTATTACCAGGCGGTAGTTTATTGTTACCCATTTTAATCAAGTTCATTCCTACCCTACTCCCTTCGGCTTTCAATGAAAACTTGAATGATTAA
- a CDS encoding superoxide dismutase family protein → MKKIVVSILVIVAVIIGCKTANSNNEKKLALNFEPKSNSTVSGTATFIEKNGKVIFEAKLSGLKPGVHAIHIHEKSDCSSADGSSAGGHWNPTFKKHGKWGEGEYHKGDIGNFTADENGNGTITLTTQEWCIGCGDPAKDVLGKGLIVHQGADDFVTQPTGNSGARLACSAIIK, encoded by the coding sequence ATGAAAAAAATAGTAGTATCCATTCTTGTTATTGTAGCTGTTATTATTGGCTGCAAAACAGCTAATTCAAATAATGAAAAAAAATTAGCTTTGAATTTTGAACCCAAAAGTAACAGTACTGTTTCAGGAACTGCCACTTTTATTGAAAAAAATGGGAAGGTTATTTTTGAAGCCAAATTATCCGGGTTAAAACCTGGTGTTCATGCCATTCATATCCATGAAAAATCAGATTGTTCATCCGCTGATGGAAGTTCAGCAGGTGGCCATTGGAACCCTACCTTTAAAAAACACGGTAAATGGGGAGAAGGTGAATACCATAAAGGCGATATTGGAAACTTCACAGCAGACGAAAATGGAAATGGAACAATCACTTTAACTACTCAAGAATGGTGCATTGGATGTGGAGATCCTGCTAAAGATGTTTTGGGAAAAGGTTTGATAGTACATCAAGGTGCCGATGATTTTGTAACGCAACCTACAGGGAATTCTGGTGCTCGTTTAGCCTGTTCCGCCATTATTAAATAG
- a CDS encoding dihydroorotase — MRLIIRNAQIVNEGRIVTKDVLINKNRIEKIDHSITINKELVCNEINAEGLYLLPGFIDDQVHFREPGLTHKADLFTESKAAVAGGITSFMDMPNTLPNTLTNELLEQKYSLAAGKSLANYSFFMGLTKDNWQETLNTDTENVCGVTDDGLYFSKEDGIIANYPEYIEKIFANSNTLIALHSENDAIIKRNTEKLKQEFNENIPFEYHPLIRNEEACYSTTKELINIAKKYGNRLHLFHISTLAEAELFDNKTALNKKRITAEACVHHLWFSDQDYKKLGAKIKWNPAIKSEVNQKGLFDALHNGKLDIIATDHAPHSIKEKTGNYFKALSGGPLVQHALPALLEMHHQNKMSLEMIAEKTAHNVAEIYKLKERGYIREGYFADLVLVDLNQPWKVTKENILYKCNWSPFEEQVFQSKIMTTIVNGNIVYCNGVFDYTPKGMRLQFSKIR; from the coding sequence ATGAGATTAATAATACGAAATGCACAGATTGTTAACGAAGGGAGAATTGTTACCAAAGATGTCTTAATTAACAAAAATAGAATCGAGAAAATTGATCATTCAATAACGATAAATAAAGAACTAGTTTGTAATGAAATCAATGCAGAAGGCTTATACCTGCTTCCCGGATTTATTGACGATCAAGTTCATTTTAGAGAACCTGGATTGACACACAAGGCTGACCTATTCACCGAATCCAAAGCAGCTGTAGCCGGAGGTATAACCTCGTTCATGGATATGCCTAATACGTTACCCAATACACTTACTAATGAATTACTAGAACAAAAATATTCGTTAGCAGCTGGAAAATCCTTGGCAAATTATTCTTTTTTTATGGGTTTAACCAAAGATAACTGGCAGGAAACATTAAATACCGATACTGAAAATGTATGTGGTGTTACAGATGATGGATTGTACTTTTCTAAAGAGGATGGCATCATTGCCAATTACCCAGAATATATTGAGAAAATTTTTGCCAATTCAAATACCTTGATTGCATTGCACAGTGAAAATGATGCCATAATCAAAAGAAATACTGAAAAACTAAAACAAGAATTCAATGAAAACATTCCATTTGAATACCATCCTTTAATTCGAAATGAAGAAGCCTGCTACTCAACCACTAAAGAATTAATTAACATTGCCAAAAAATACGGTAATAGATTGCATTTATTTCATATTTCCACTCTCGCTGAAGCTGAATTATTTGACAATAAAACAGCTTTAAATAAAAAACGAATAACAGCTGAAGCCTGCGTTCATCATTTGTGGTTTTCAGACCAAGATTACAAAAAATTAGGCGCTAAAATTAAATGGAATCCAGCAATAAAATCAGAAGTCAATCAAAAAGGATTATTTGATGCTTTGCATAACGGGAAATTAGATATCATCGCTACTGATCATGCTCCCCACTCAATTAAAGAAAAAACGGGTAATTATTTCAAAGCTTTATCTGGTGGTCCTTTGGTACAACATGCTCTTCCTGCTTTACTTGAAATGCATCATCAAAATAAAATGTCGTTAGAAATGATTGCTGAGAAAACAGCTCACAATGTTGCCGAAATTTATAAACTTAAAGAACGTGGCTATATTAGAGAAGGTTATTTTGCTGATCTAGTTTTGGTTGATCTAAACCAACCTTGGAAAGTAACTAAAGAAAATATTTTATACAAATGCAATTGGTCACCTTTTGAAGAGCAAGTTTTTCAAAGCAAAATTATGACAACAATTGTAAACGGAAATATAGTATATTGTAACGGAGTATTTGATTATACCCCAAAAGGTATGAGATTACAATTTTCAAAAATTAGATAA
- a CDS encoding acyl-CoA dehydrogenase family protein, whose protein sequence is MEDITRGGQFLVKETKCENIFTPEDFSEEQIMMRDSVKEFVDKEIWPHKDRFEKKDYALTEETMRKAGEMGFLSIAVPEAYGGMGMGFVDTCLVCDYISGATGSFSTAFGAHTGIGTMPITLYGTEEQKQKYVPKLASGEWFGAYCLTEPGAGSDANSGKTKAVLSEDGTHYKITGQKMWISNAGFCSLFIVFARIEDDKNITGFILENTQDNGISFGEEEHKLGIRASSTRQVFFNETKIPVENMLSERGNGFKIAMNALNVGRIKLAAACLDAQRRVTSNAISYANDRVQFNTPIASFGAIRAKLAEMATSTYAGESATYRAAQDIETRIKIREAEGVSHQEAELKGVEEFAIECSILKVAVSEDVQHCADEGIQVYGGMGFSEDTPMESAWRDARIARIYEGTNEINRMLSVGMLIKKAMKGQVDLLGPAMKVQEELMGIPSFDSPDYSELFSEEKEMIGKLKKAFLMVAGGAIQKFGTDLEAHQQLLMAAADMLIEIYMAESTVLRTEKLAKKQGETNVQEQIAMAKLYLYQAVDIVTQKGKEGIVSFAEGDEQRMMLMGLRRFTKYTNMPNVVGLREIITAKLVAENKYCF, encoded by the coding sequence ATGGAAGATATTACCAGAGGTGGACAGTTTTTAGTAAAAGAAACAAAATGTGAGAACATTTTCACACCCGAAGATTTTTCAGAAGAACAAATCATGATGCGAGATTCTGTAAAAGAATTCGTTGATAAAGAAATTTGGCCACACAAAGACCGTTTTGAAAAGAAAGATTACGCTTTAACCGAAGAAACCATGCGTAAAGCCGGTGAAATGGGTTTCTTGAGCATTGCTGTTCCAGAAGCCTATGGCGGGATGGGAATGGGATTTGTAGACACCTGTTTGGTTTGCGATTATATTTCCGGAGCTACAGGTTCATTTTCAACTGCTTTTGGAGCTCACACCGGAATTGGAACCATGCCAATAACTTTATATGGAACTGAAGAACAAAAACAAAAATACGTGCCAAAATTAGCTTCTGGCGAATGGTTTGGCGCTTATTGTTTGACAGAACCTGGTGCAGGAAGTGATGCCAATTCTGGAAAAACCAAAGCAGTCTTGTCTGAAGACGGAACGCATTACAAAATTACAGGACAAAAAATGTGGATTTCCAATGCTGGATTTTGTTCGCTATTCATCGTTTTTGCCCGAATTGAAGATGACAAAAACATTACAGGATTCATCTTAGAAAACACTCAAGACAACGGAATCTCTTTCGGAGAAGAAGAACATAAACTAGGAATTAGAGCTTCCTCTACGCGTCAAGTATTTTTTAACGAGACCAAAATTCCAGTTGAAAATATGTTGTCAGAAAGAGGTAACGGTTTTAAAATAGCCATGAATGCCTTAAATGTTGGACGTATAAAACTAGCTGCAGCTTGTTTAGATGCACAACGTCGTGTTACCTCTAACGCTATCAGTTACGCAAATGATAGAGTACAATTCAATACGCCTATCGCAAGTTTTGGTGCTATTCGTGCCAAATTAGCCGAAATGGCCACCTCAACCTATGCAGGTGAAAGTGCTACCTACCGTGCTGCTCAAGATATTGAAACCCGAATTAAAATTCGTGAAGCAGAAGGAGTTTCGCATCAAGAAGCGGAATTGAAAGGTGTGGAAGAATTTGCTATCGAATGTTCCATTCTTAAAGTAGCCGTATCCGAAGATGTTCAACATTGTGCCGATGAAGGAATTCAGGTGTATGGTGGAATGGGATTTTCTGAAGATACCCCAATGGAATCAGCCTGGAGAGATGCTCGTATTGCGCGTATTTACGAAGGAACAAACGAAATTAACAGAATGCTTTCTGTTGGAATGTTAATCAAAAAAGCCATGAAAGGCCAAGTAGATTTATTAGGTCCTGCCATGAAAGTACAAGAAGAATTAATGGGTATTCCTTCTTTTGATTCACCCGATTATTCCGAATTATTTTCGGAGGAAAAAGAAATGATTGGCAAATTGAAAAAAGCCTTTTTGATGGTTGCGGGTGGTGCTATTCAGAAATTCGGAACCGATTTAGAAGCACACCAACAATTATTAATGGCTGCTGCAGATATGTTGATTGAAATTTATATGGCGGAAAGTACAGTATTACGTACAGAGAAATTAGCCAAAAAACAAGGTGAAACGAATGTTCAAGAACAAATTGCAATGGCAAAATTGTACTTGTATCAAGCAGTTGATATTGTAACTCAAAAAGGAAAAGAAGGTATTGTTTCTTTTGCTGAAGGCGATGAACAACGCATGATGTTAATGGGATTACGCCGATTTACAAAATATACCAACATGCCTAATGTAGTTGGTTTAAGAGAAATCATTACGGCAAAATTAGTTGCCGAAAACAAATATTGCTTTTAA
- a CDS encoding DUF6671 family protein, with protein sequence MFEGRKLLIATQHGKEKIIAPVLEKEFGVTCIVNQEFDTDSLGTFSGEMERKNDVITTLRKKCLSALQYYQCDLVIASEGSFGAHPSVFFIPANEEHLMLLDLENNLEIVANVLSTSTNFNGTYINSEEELIEFSSTAQFPSHGLILKSNETNFSKCYKGITNKEELKLKFNEILNSFGKVFVETDMRACYNPTRMKVIEQTTYQLVEKIKNKCPLCKTPGFEIKEVTRGLPCNLCNSPTQSVLSVNYHCKKCLHKETKLFPNTKQYEDPMYCDYCNP encoded by the coding sequence ATGTTTGAAGGAAGGAAATTACTGATTGCTACTCAACATGGAAAAGAAAAAATAATTGCTCCGGTATTGGAAAAAGAATTTGGAGTCACCTGTATTGTAAATCAAGAATTTGATACCGATTCATTAGGAACATTTAGTGGGGAAATGGAAAGAAAAAATGATGTAATTACAACCCTTCGCAAAAAATGCTTATCCGCTTTACAGTATTACCAATGTGATTTAGTGATTGCAAGTGAGGGATCTTTTGGTGCACACCCTTCGGTATTTTTTATTCCTGCAAATGAAGAACACTTAATGCTATTGGACTTGGAAAATAATTTGGAAATTGTAGCCAATGTATTAAGTACTTCAACCAATTTTAACGGAACCTATATCAACTCCGAAGAGGAACTTATAGAGTTTTCATCTACCGCCCAATTCCCGTCTCACGGACTAATTCTAAAATCAAATGAAACTAATTTTTCAAAATGTTACAAAGGAATAACCAATAAAGAAGAATTGAAATTAAAATTTAATGAAATCCTAAATTCATTTGGAAAAGTGTTTGTTGAGACTGATATGAGAGCCTGTTATAATCCAACTAGGATGAAGGTTATAGAACAAACAACTTACCAATTAGTTGAAAAAATAAAAAACAAATGCCCCCTTTGTAAAACCCCTGGATTTGAAATTAAAGAAGTGACTCGAGGATTACCATGTAATTTATGCAACTCCCCTACACAATCAGTTTTAAGCGTTAATTATCACTGCAAAAAGTGTTTGCACAAAGAGACAAAACTATTTCCCAACACTAAACAGTATGAAGATCCAATGTACTGCGACTATTGTAATCCTTAA
- a CDS encoding acetyl-CoA C-acyltransferase — protein sequence MKTAYIVKAYRTAVGKAPKGVFRFKRPDELAAETIQFMMNELPDFDKTRIDDVMVGNAMPEAEQGLNVGRLISLMGLKVTDVPGVTVNRYCASGLETIGMATAKIQSGMADCIIAGGAESMSFIPMGGYKPTPDYAVAAAGNEDYYWGMGLTAEAVAKQYSISREDQDKFAYHSHQKALKAQAEGKFDNQIVPITVEQTFINENGKKETKSYTVTKDEGPRADTNIAALGNLKPVFSADGSVTAGNSSQMSDGAAFVLIMSEEMVKELGVTPIARLVNYASAGVEPRIMGIGPVKAIPKALKQAGLTLNDIDLIELNEAFASQSLAVVRELDLNPDIVNVNGGAIALGHPLGCTGAKLSVQLFDEMKRRGSKYGIVSMCVGTGQGSAGIYELL from the coding sequence ATGAAAACAGCATATATAGTAAAAGCATACAGAACGGCAGTTGGTAAAGCACCAAAGGGTGTATTTCGATTCAAAAGACCCGATGAATTGGCTGCAGAGACCATTCAATTCATGATGAATGAATTGCCTGATTTCGACAAAACCCGAATCGATGATGTGATGGTAGGAAATGCCATGCCGGAAGCTGAACAAGGTTTAAATGTAGGCCGATTAATTTCATTAATGGGATTAAAAGTAACCGATGTTCCTGGTGTAACCGTCAATAGATATTGTGCCTCAGGTTTGGAAACCATTGGAATGGCTACTGCCAAAATTCAAAGTGGTATGGCCGATTGTATAATTGCAGGTGGTGCTGAAAGTATGTCGTTTATTCCGATGGGAGGTTACAAACCAACACCGGATTACGCCGTTGCCGCAGCAGGAAATGAAGATTACTATTGGGGAATGGGTCTAACGGCTGAAGCAGTTGCAAAACAATACTCGATTTCTCGAGAAGATCAAGATAAATTTGCTTATCATTCCCACCAAAAAGCTTTGAAAGCCCAAGCTGAAGGAAAATTTGACAACCAAATTGTACCAATAACTGTAGAACAAACTTTCATCAATGAAAACGGAAAGAAAGAAACCAAATCGTATACAGTTACTAAAGATGAAGGCCCAAGAGCAGATACTAATATAGCTGCCCTAGGTAATTTAAAACCCGTTTTTTCAGCAGATGGTAGTGTAACCGCTGGAAACTCTTCGCAAATGAGTGACGGAGCCGCCTTCGTCCTGATCATGAGCGAAGAAATGGTTAAAGAATTAGGAGTAACACCAATCGCACGATTAGTGAATTATGCCTCAGCTGGTGTAGAACCTAGAATTATGGGAATCGGTCCAGTAAAAGCCATTCCGAAAGCCTTAAAACAAGCCGGATTAACATTAAACGACATAGATTTAATTGAATTAAATGAAGCCTTTGCTTCCCAATCTTTAGCTGTTGTTCGCGAATTGGATTTGAATCCTGACATCGTCAATGTGAATGGAGGTGCTATTGCACTAGGCCATCCGCTGGGTTGTACAGGAGCCAAATTATCGGTGCAATTATTTGACGAAATGAAACGTCGTGGCAGCAAATATGGAATCGTGAGTATGTGTGTAGGAACAGGTCAAGGTTCAGCTGGTATTTACGAGCTATTATAA
- a CDS encoding LysR family transcriptional regulator, which translates to MNYTFHQLKVFLKVSQTKSITKAANELHLTQPAVSIQLKNFQDQFDIPLTEVIGRQLYVTEFGKEIAATAEQILNEVEKINFKTLAYKGILSGVLKLSVVSTGKYVMPYFLSDFLNLNNGIELDMDVTNKTKVIKALRNNEIDFALVSSLPSEINVESETLMQNKLFLVSNKEYLIDSKIPSNVSLIDVPLIYREEGSATRLHMENYFSKKGYIIKSKLQLTSNEAVKQAVISGIGMSIMPLIGLKNELEKGDIKIIPAKGLPIVTNWKLVWLKGKKMSPAAAAYLEYIQKQKIIINENQFSWINNY; encoded by the coding sequence ATGAATTATACATTTCATCAATTAAAAGTCTTTTTGAAAGTTTCTCAAACAAAAAGTATTACAAAGGCTGCAAATGAGCTTCATCTTACACAACCAGCGGTTTCTATACAATTAAAAAACTTTCAAGATCAATTTGATATTCCGCTTACAGAGGTCATTGGACGGCAATTGTATGTAACTGAATTTGGAAAAGAAATTGCAGCTACCGCAGAACAAATTTTAAATGAGGTTGAAAAAATCAATTTCAAAACTCTTGCATATAAAGGAATTTTATCTGGAGTTTTAAAATTATCGGTTGTATCTACAGGTAAATATGTAATGCCATATTTTTTGAGTGATTTTTTGAATTTAAACAATGGAATCGAGCTAGATATGGATGTTACTAATAAAACAAAAGTGATTAAAGCTTTGAGAAATAATGAAATAGATTTTGCATTAGTTTCTAGTCTGCCAAGTGAAATCAATGTAGAATCAGAAACATTAATGCAAAATAAATTGTTCCTGGTCAGTAATAAAGAGTATTTGATTGATTCAAAAATACCTAGTAATGTTTCTTTAATTGATGTGCCTTTAATCTATAGAGAAGAAGGTTCTGCTACAAGATTACATATGGAAAATTATTTTTCTAAAAAAGGATATATAATTAAAAGTAAATTGCAATTAACTTCTAATGAAGCAGTTAAACAGGCTGTTATATCAGGAATTGGCATGTCCATCATGCCGTTAATTGGTTTGAAAAACGAATTGGAAAAGGGTGATATTAAAATAATTCCTGCTAAAGGACTACCCATTGTGACTAATTGGAAATTGGTTTGGTTAAAAGGAAAGAAAATGAGTCCAGCTGCAGCCGCTTATTTAGAGTACATACAAAAACAAAAAATAATTATTAATGAAAATCAATTTTCATGGATTAATAATTATTAA